The following nucleotide sequence is from Halococcus saccharolyticus DSM 5350.
GTACGAGGAAGCCGAGGATCAGCGTGAACGCGGTGAGCATCGCCGCGCGGTGTCGCCATACGTCTCCGCGGCGGATAAGGACGTAGCCAACGAGCAGCGCGGTCAGCGCGAGGCTGTTGATGACCGCGATCGCATCGGAGAACAGCAGCACGGTCTCTTCCCCGATCGGCGGAAAGATGTCGACGATGCCGGCGAAACTCCCGAGGACGAGCACGTAGCCGACGACCGAGAGGACGGCAGTGACGGCGAGCGGATGTCGCTTCACCGGCCCCTCGGCGCTCGCGGTGGCCATACGTCGGGATCGGGCCGCGGGTGGTATCCGTCTTCGGATTTCTGGCGAACGGGCGAGAGACAGAATCGATCCACATCGTCGTTACCGATAGACCCAAACCGCGGGCGGGCAAACGTTACCGCATGAGTGCGGGGCAGACACAGCAACCGATCCGATGTCTCGTCGCCAAGGTGGGTCTCGACGGCCACGACCGCGGCGCACACGTCATCGCGCGAGCGTTCCGCGACGCGGGCTTCGAGGTAGTGTACTCGGGGCTGCATCGCTCGCCCGACGAGGTAGTCCAGGCCGCGGTCCAAGAGGACGTCGACGTGCTCGGGATCTCGATCCTCTCGGGCGCACACAACACCCTCGTCCCCAAGATCTTGGACGGCCTCGACGAGTACGACGCCCTCGACGATACCCTGGTACTGGTCGGTGGGATCGTGCCCGACAAGGACAAAGACGATCTCGAGGAGCAGGGCGTCTCGGCGATCTTCGGTCCCGGCGCGTCGATGGAGGACACCATCGAATTCGTCCGCGAGAACGCCCCCGAGCGATGAGCGACCTGCTCGAACGGCTGCTCGACGGCGACCACCGCGCGCTGGCGCGCACGATCACCAACATCGAAAATCGTGCGCCTGGCTACCGAGACCTCGTCTCGGGGCTCTACGAGCACGCCGGCACCGCCGAAGTGATCGGCATCACTGGAAGTCCCGGCGCGGGGAAGTCCACCCTCGTCGACAAGATGGCCGAGACGTACCGCGACCGCGGCGAAACCGTGGGTGTGATCGCCATCGATCCGTCCTCGCCCTTTACCGGTGGCGCGGTGCTCGGCGATCGCATCCGGATGGCCTCGAACGTGGGCGACATGGACGTGTTCTTCCGGTCGATGAGCGCACGGGGCAGCCTCGGCGGCGTCTCGATCGCGACCGCGGACGCGGTGAAGGCGCTCGACGCGTTCGGGAAGGACCGGATCATCGTCGAGACGGTGGGCGCAGGGCAAAACGAAATCGACATCGTGAAGACCGCCGACACGGTCTGCGTGCTGGTCCAACCGGGCAGCGGTGACGACGTCCAGATGCTTAAGGCCGGAATCTTGGAGATCGCGGACGTGTTCGTGGTGAACAAGGCCGATCTCGACGGGGCCGATAGAACGGTCCAAGAGCTTCGAGAGATGCTCGACTTGCGCGGGAACGCCGGTTCGGGCAGGAACGATGGCCACCACGCGAGCCACGGCCACCACGCCGAAGCGACCGAAAGCGACGCTGCTGCGGCTGACGGAGCCGCACTCAAGCAAGCCGAGGCCGAACCAGGCGACGAGGACGGAGCAGACGCCGTGTGGACGCCACCGATCGTCGAGGCGGTCGCCACCCGCGGCGAGGGCGTCGAGGCGTTCCTCGACGCGATCGATGACCACCACGCGCATCTCGATTCGACCGGCGAGGCCGCAGCGAAGGCCCGCGAGCGCTACGCCGAGGAGATTCGAACCTTACTGCGCGAGGACACCGCCGCACTCCTCACCGAGGAGATCGACGCTCGCGGCGGGATCGACGACCTCGTGGATGGCGTCGTTGCGGGCGAGACCGATCCGTACGGGATCGCCGACGACGTTCTCGATCCCGTCGCGGCGTGTCTCCGCGAGCGCCGCGAGGACGAATGACGGGAGTAGCGACCCTGGGAGGTGGAGGATCAGTGTGAGCCGAAACGACGAGCTCGCCGACCGATTCGAGGAGTTCGCCGACCGACTCGAAGCTACCGGGGTCGAGTACAAGCCACAGTCCTACCGCCGAGCGGCCGAGAACGTCCGCGCGTACCCCGAGTCCGTCGAGTCGCTCGTGGCCGACGGCGGAGATGGCGTCGAGGCGATTGAGGGGGTCGGCGAGGCGCTCGCCGCGAAGATCGTCGAGTACGTCGAAACGGGCGCAATCGAGGAGCTGGAGGAGCTCCGGACGGAGCTGCCGGTCGACATGGCCACGCTCACGAGCGTCGAGGGCGTCGGCCCGAAGACGGTCGGCACACTGTACGACGAACTCGGTGTCGAAGATCTCGACGATCTCGAAACCGTCGCGCGGGAGGAGAAAATCCGCGAGATCTCCGGGTTCGGCGCGACCTCGGAGGAGAACATCCTCGCGGGGATCGAGTTCGCGCGCCAGGCGAACGAGCGCTCGCTGCTCGGCGACGCGCGCCCGCTCGGCGAGGCGCTAATGGAGTACGTCGCTGGTGGAGCAGACGGGGCGGTCGAACGGTGCGAACTCGGGGGCTCGCTCCGGCGGTGGCGCGAGACCATCGGCGACGTGGATCTCCTCGTCGCGAGCGACGATCCCGGAAGCGTGGTCGAGCGATTCACCGACTGGGACCGCGCCGACGCCGTGATCGAGGCGGGGACGAGCAAGGCGAGCCTCCGCGCGAACGGCGTCCGGATGGACCTTCGGGTGGTCGTGCCCAAGGAGTTCGGGAGCGCGCTCCAGTATTTCACGGGGAGTCGCGACCACAACATCGGGGTTCGGAACCGTGCGATCGAGCGCGATCTGAAGGTCAACGAGTACGGCGTCTTCGACGTCTCCGAGCTTGGCTCGGATGGCTCGTCGGACGAGTCTGACGGCGTCAGCGACGTTGACGATCCCGAATCCGGTCAACGAGTCGGCGAGCGGGTCGCGGGCGAGACCGAGGCTGGAATGTACGAGGCGGTCGACCTCCCACCGATTCCACCCGAGCTCAGGGAGGACAGCGGCGAGATCGACGCGGCCGCCGCGGGCGATCTTCCGGTCCTCGTCGAACTCGACGCCGTCCGTGGCGACCTCCACGTTCACACGGACTGGTCCGACGGCAAGCACTCGATCGAGGAGATGATCGCTGATGCGGCCGAGTTCGGTCACGAGTACGTCTGTATCACCGATCACGCGAGTGGACCAGGAATCGTCGCCGACACCGGGCTTGCCGACGACGATCTCCGCGAGCAGCGCGGCGCGATCGAGGACGCGACCGCCGCCGTCGACGCCGACATCGACGTACTCTGTGGCGTCGAAGCGAACATCGACGCCGATGGCGGGGTGTCGGTCGGCGATGAGGTGCTCGACGACCTCGATCTCGTGGTGGCCTCGCCGCACAGCGGACTCGACGGCGAT
It contains:
- a CDS encoding PHP domain-containing protein, with the protein product MSRNDELADRFEEFADRLEATGVEYKPQSYRRAAENVRAYPESVESLVADGGDGVEAIEGVGEALAAKIVEYVETGAIEELEELRTELPVDMATLTSVEGVGPKTVGTLYDELGVEDLDDLETVAREEKIREISGFGATSEENILAGIEFARQANERSLLGDARPLGEALMEYVAGGADGAVERCELGGSLRRWRETIGDVDLLVASDDPGSVVERFTDWDRADAVIEAGTSKASLRANGVRMDLRVVVPKEFGSALQYFTGSRDHNIGVRNRAIERDLKVNEYGVFDVSELGSDGSSDESDGVSDVDDPESGQRVGERVAGETEAGMYEAVDLPPIPPELREDSGEIDAAAAGDLPVLVELDAVRGDLHVHTDWSDGKHSIEEMIADAAEFGHEYVCITDHASGPGIVADTGLADDDLREQRGAIEDATAAVDADIDVLCGVEANIDADGGVSVGDEVLDDLDLVVASPHSGLDGDGTDRLVTAIEHPHVDVIGHPTGRYLNRRPGLDLDFERVAHAAAEHGVALEVNANPHRLDLSGGAVRTAIEAGATITVDTDAHRPASYELLRYGVHTARRGWAEVDDVLNARDAAGLRAFLAD
- the meaB gene encoding methylmalonyl Co-A mutase-associated GTPase MeaB gives rise to the protein MSDLLERLLDGDHRALARTITNIENRAPGYRDLVSGLYEHAGTAEVIGITGSPGAGKSTLVDKMAETYRDRGETVGVIAIDPSSPFTGGAVLGDRIRMASNVGDMDVFFRSMSARGSLGGVSIATADAVKALDAFGKDRIIVETVGAGQNEIDIVKTADTVCVLVQPGSGDDVQMLKAGILEIADVFVVNKADLDGADRTVQELREMLDLRGNAGSGRNDGHHASHGHHAEATESDAAAADGAALKQAEAEPGDEDGADAVWTPPIVEAVATRGEGVEAFLDAIDDHHAHLDSTGEAAAKARERYAEEIRTLLREDTAALLTEEIDARGGIDDLVDGVVAGETDPYGIADDVLDPVAACLRERREDE
- a CDS encoding cobalamin B12-binding domain-containing protein, with translation MSAGQTQQPIRCLVAKVGLDGHDRGAHVIARAFRDAGFEVVYSGLHRSPDEVVQAAVQEDVDVLGISILSGAHNTLVPKILDGLDEYDALDDTLVLVGGIVPDKDKDDLEEQGVSAIFGPGASMEDTIEFVRENAPER